One Sanguibacter keddieii DSM 10542 genomic window carries:
- a CDS encoding Ig-like domain-containing protein, which translates to MRTRRTPAPHSSRPRAAQLRRLVAAALTAPLALGALAATALPAAAEPAQPVIGFYESEVVVGKEYWAEIACPQNVEFPLLGASWETSDSTGGYAQEISSDASQRYYAAWVTFATPGTHDLTAVCQYSDIADVRSQSQQVVVTSDAPEVLETTTGLNVYSTVVEPGEQIVAQAVVFSANGPVTGGTVAFYLDGRLTGPASPVAAGTADARIDAAPGHHELTATYSGSKDLNLKESTSLAQDIRVKWKSAVLAPVPSLVTGSQATLKAQVVQAPELPTPGGTITFTYDGGKPLGTATPLTGGAVEVVVPGLAPGTYRDVIATYSGDKSYSKGASEGAQMVVEAPRPVGKAPTTVTVDVPKVSSPRVEIAVTVARAQLPSIAGVAEVEHPTGTVLVRLGTKGLQKEATLVDGVATVVFESTQPGNYTVDASYSGDERFQDSFGISSTSVEAPPVIPPVTPVTPKVTVPATVTTTVGTPATFTVGLPAENRPVALRVTGTDAPIDLTVPATGDVTVTLPVLAPGTHEVVVETAASKTVNGTKNIVRVVVTGEPAKGSTTPNADLTGSTKTLVTGKKITLVARDFLPGETVTFYLHSDPVFLGTAVADENGVATLVVALPAGVPAGQHHVQATGGTSGRWAEIPVTVTEGTPAVETPVETGPIVTVPVAAPVAPVVAAPAAAAPAAPAAVTAAPLAATGAEIGSTALLVSVLLGSGVLLLAGRRRLTTSAR; encoded by the coding sequence ATGCGCACTCGTCGCACCCCGGCTCCCCACTCGTCCAGGCCCCGCGCGGCGCAGCTGCGCAGGCTCGTCGCCGCGGCTCTCACCGCACCCCTCGCCCTCGGCGCCCTCGCAGCGACGGCACTACCTGCCGCCGCCGAGCCGGCCCAGCCGGTGATCGGCTTCTACGAGAGCGAGGTCGTCGTCGGCAAGGAGTACTGGGCGGAGATCGCCTGCCCGCAGAACGTCGAGTTCCCGCTCCTCGGCGCGTCATGGGAGACCTCGGACAGCACCGGCGGCTACGCCCAGGAGATCAGCAGCGACGCGTCGCAGCGCTACTACGCCGCGTGGGTGACCTTCGCGACCCCCGGGACCCACGACCTCACCGCCGTGTGCCAGTACTCCGACATCGCCGATGTCCGGAGCCAGTCGCAGCAGGTCGTCGTGACGTCCGACGCCCCTGAGGTCCTCGAGACGACGACGGGCCTCAACGTCTACTCGACCGTCGTCGAGCCGGGCGAGCAGATCGTCGCCCAGGCCGTGGTCTTCAGCGCGAACGGACCGGTCACCGGGGGCACCGTCGCGTTCTACCTCGACGGTCGGCTGACCGGTCCGGCGTCACCCGTCGCCGCAGGCACCGCCGACGCGCGTATCGACGCCGCACCCGGTCACCACGAGCTGACGGCGACCTACAGCGGCTCGAAGGACCTCAACCTCAAGGAGTCCACCTCCCTCGCCCAGGACATCCGGGTCAAGTGGAAGTCCGCGGTCCTCGCGCCTGTCCCCTCGCTCGTGACGGGTTCGCAGGCCACCCTGAAGGCCCAGGTCGTCCAGGCTCCGGAGCTCCCGACCCCGGGTGGCACGATCACCTTCACCTACGACGGCGGGAAGCCCCTGGGCACCGCGACCCCGCTCACCGGCGGCGCCGTCGAGGTCGTCGTCCCGGGCCTCGCCCCAGGGACCTACCGGGACGTGATCGCCACCTACTCGGGTGACAAGAGCTACTCGAAGGGTGCGTCCGAGGGCGCGCAGATGGTCGTCGAGGCTCCCCGGCCGGTCGGCAAGGCGCCCACGACCGTCACGGTCGACGTCCCGAAGGTCAGCAGCCCCCGCGTCGAGATCGCGGTGACGGTCGCACGCGCCCAGCTGCCGTCGATCGCTGGGGTCGCCGAGGTCGAGCACCCGACCGGGACCGTCCTCGTCAGGCTCGGCACGAAGGGCTTGCAGAAGGAGGCGACCCTGGTCGACGGCGTCGCGACCGTCGTCTTCGAGAGCACGCAGCCGGGCAACTACACGGTCGACGCCTCCTACTCCGGCGACGAGCGCTTCCAGGACTCCTTCGGGATCTCCTCGACGTCCGTCGAGGCCCCGCCCGTGATCCCACCCGTCACCCCGGTGACCCCGAAGGTCACCGTCCCTGCGACGGTCACCACCACCGTCGGCACCCCGGCGACCTTCACGGTCGGCCTCCCCGCCGAGAACCGCCCCGTCGCCCTGCGGGTCACCGGCACCGACGCACCGATCGACCTGACCGTCCCCGCCACCGGTGACGTCACCGTCACTCTGCCCGTCCTCGCCCCCGGCACCCACGAGGTCGTCGTCGAGACCGCAGCCTCGAAGACCGTCAACGGCACCAAGAACATCGTCCGCGTCGTCGTCACCGGCGAGCCCGCCAAGGGCTCGACCACCCCGAACGCCGACCTCACCGGCTCCACGAAGACGCTCGTGACCGGCAAGAAGATCACGCTCGTCGCCCGCGACTTCCTCCCCGGCGAGACCGTCACGTTCTACCTGCACTCCGACCCCGTCTTCCTCGGCACGGCCGTCGCCGACGAGAACGGCGTCGCGACCCTCGTGGTCGCACTCCCGGCGGGCGTCCCCGCCGGTCAGCACCACGTCCAGGCCACCGGCGGCACCTCGGGACGCTGGGCCGAGATCCCCGTGACCGTCACCGAGGGCACCCCTGCCGTCGAGACCCCCGTCGAGACCGGCCCGATCGTCACCGTCCCCGTCGCAGCACCGGTCGCACCCGTGGTCGCCGCTCCGGCGGCTGCCGCACCGGCAGCGCCCGCGGCAGTCACCGCAGCCCCGCTCGCCGCCACCGGCGCCGAGATCGGCTCGACCGCGCTGCTCGTCAGCGTGCTCCTCGGCTCGGGTGTGCTCCTGCTCGCCGGCCGCCGACGCCTCACCACGTCGGCTCGCTGA
- a CDS encoding FadR/GntR family transcriptional regulator, with translation MPVPPTPTPDQTTSSLRSPRDPVPPQQRGLLTEQIARRLEHDIRSGDIAVGAKLPSERELAIQFGASRNVVREVLRRLEAQSLIEVAPGRGSFVSEHSSAQARGYDALYRAERPTARHLIEARIPLEVEIIGLATERATEADIAAMTVANDILLTAQDVVTQARADLDFHDAIAAASGNPVLRIMLSSISGMMFEMMLRSNSDPSIGEPGVPHHPEILEAVKARDVDLARHRMREHLSLGLRTYGADLDVSLDVMATRHIETLLRGQQGG, from the coding sequence ATGCCTGTGCCGCCCACCCCGACGCCTGACCAGACGACGTCGAGCCTGCGCAGCCCCCGCGATCCCGTCCCGCCGCAGCAGCGTGGTCTGCTCACCGAGCAGATCGCCCGCAGGCTCGAGCACGACATCCGCTCCGGGGACATCGCCGTGGGGGCCAAGCTGCCGTCGGAGCGGGAGCTCGCCATCCAGTTCGGGGCCAGCCGCAACGTGGTCCGCGAGGTGCTGCGGCGGCTCGAGGCGCAGAGCCTCATCGAGGTCGCCCCTGGTCGTGGGTCCTTCGTCAGCGAGCACTCCTCCGCACAGGCCCGCGGGTACGACGCCCTCTACCGTGCCGAGCGGCCCACCGCCCGGCACCTCATCGAGGCGCGCATCCCGCTCGAGGTCGAGATCATCGGCCTCGCGACCGAGCGTGCCACCGAGGCCGACATCGCCGCCATGACCGTCGCCAACGACATCCTGCTCACCGCGCAGGACGTCGTCACGCAGGCCAGGGCTGACCTCGACTTCCACGACGCCATCGCCGCGGCGTCGGGGAACCCGGTGCTGCGCATCATGCTGTCGTCCATCAGCGGCATGATGTTCGAGATGATGCTGCGGTCCAACTCCGACCCGTCCATCGGCGAGCCCGGCGTCCCGCACCACCCCGAGATCCTCGAGGCCGTCAAGGCCCGCGACGTCGACCTCGCCCGCCACCGCATGCGCGAGCACCTGTCCCTCGGCCTGCGGACCTACGGCGCCGACCTCGACGTGTCCCTCGACGTCATGGCCACCCGGCACATCGAGACGTTGCTCCGGGGGCAGCAGGGCGGGTGA
- a CDS encoding type II toxin-antitoxin system HipA family toxin, with the protein MPPSSPHLAVLLDGEVVAEVGRGRSGTLRLEFTESARGPGRTPLSLSLPTSTGTITGAPVDTFLSGLVPDDDVARRAVARVHGADANDVLSLLAAVGKDCPGAVQLCPPDEVDVTAARTGRLVPVSDSDVEMRLATLRTDRDASWTMPGEHWSLGGSQQKFALRRHDDRWFEATGSEPTSHIVKPGIYALRAQAMIEHVSMRAAVRCGVPAAETEYASFKSEDAIVITRFDRASTGEPGGLRRLHQEDLCQALGVREKYESEGGPDARAVVRLLRESSSTARAAATNVARFLDGLVYNAVIAAPDAHARNYAVLLQGDDVELAPLFDVATGLAYDPPAGGSRALSMSIAGQLDPARVTPDTWKRFCETVSVDETPVLEKIREVAEVAPDAMAEALAGIDDWDGAASDVSARLLPAVREQAHTVLRAL; encoded by the coding sequence ATGCCTCCTAGCAGCCCTCACCTCGCCGTGCTGCTCGACGGCGAGGTGGTCGCCGAGGTCGGACGCGGTCGGAGCGGCACCCTCAGGCTCGAGTTCACCGAGAGTGCGCGCGGGCCAGGTCGCACTCCCCTGTCCTTGTCCCTGCCGACGTCGACCGGGACGATCACCGGCGCCCCGGTCGACACCTTCCTCTCCGGGCTGGTCCCCGACGACGACGTCGCCCGTCGTGCCGTCGCGCGCGTCCACGGCGCAGACGCGAACGACGTCCTGAGCCTCCTGGCCGCCGTCGGCAAGGACTGCCCGGGAGCGGTCCAGCTCTGCCCACCGGACGAGGTCGACGTCACCGCAGCGCGCACAGGGCGGCTCGTCCCGGTCTCGGACTCCGACGTGGAGATGCGCCTCGCGACGCTCCGGACCGACAGGGACGCGAGCTGGACGATGCCTGGCGAGCACTGGTCTCTCGGCGGGAGCCAGCAGAAGTTCGCGCTCCGACGACACGACGACCGATGGTTCGAGGCGACCGGGTCCGAGCCCACGAGCCACATCGTGAAGCCCGGGATCTACGCCCTCCGCGCCCAGGCGATGATCGAGCACGTGAGCATGCGGGCCGCTGTCCGCTGCGGAGTGCCCGCAGCGGAGACGGAGTACGCCTCGTTCAAGAGCGAGGACGCGATCGTCATCACGCGCTTCGACCGAGCCTCGACCGGAGAGCCCGGTGGTCTGCGCCGTCTGCACCAGGAAGACCTCTGCCAGGCGCTCGGGGTCCGTGAGAAGTACGAGAGCGAGGGCGGCCCGGACGCGCGCGCGGTCGTCCGGCTCTTGCGAGAGAGCTCGTCCACCGCGCGAGCCGCTGCTACGAACGTCGCCCGGTTCCTCGACGGGCTGGTCTACAACGCCGTCATCGCTGCGCCGGACGCGCACGCGCGCAACTACGCCGTGCTGCTGCAGGGCGACGATGTGGAGCTGGCGCCGTTGTTCGACGTCGCGACCGGGCTCGCGTACGACCCTCCGGCGGGCGGTTCGAGAGCACTCTCGATGAGCATCGCGGGGCAGCTCGACCCGGCCCGCGTCACGCCCGACACCTGGAAGAGATTCTGCGAGACGGTGTCCGTGGACGAGACACCTGTCCTCGAGAAGATCCGGGAGGTTGCCGAGGTCGCTCCCGACGCGATGGCCGAGGCTCTCGCGGGGATCGACGACTGGGACGGCGCGGCGTCCGACGTGTCCGCCCGGCTCTTGCCCGCCGTCCGCGAGCAGGCCCACACCGTCCTCCGCGCCCTGTAG
- a CDS encoding helix-turn-helix transcriptional regulator gives MTGQSITLARSLPKLGAAVRRLRSDRGMTQAQLAEAAGVSRQWVVAVESGSKHGLEVGLVMHLLDTLDASLMVRDDRPDDAS, from the coding sequence ATGACAGGCCAGTCGATCACCCTCGCACGGTCGCTCCCGAAGCTGGGCGCTGCCGTCCGGCGCCTGCGCTCCGACCGCGGCATGACCCAGGCGCAGCTCGCCGAAGCCGCCGGCGTCTCCCGACAGTGGGTCGTCGCCGTCGAGAGCGGCTCGAAGCACGGTCTCGAGGTGGGGCTGGTCATGCACCTGCTCGACACGCTCGACGCCTCGCTCATGGTGCGCGACGACAGGCCCGACGATGCCTCCTAG
- a CDS encoding Ig-like domain-containing protein translates to MRTRRTPAPHQSRLRAASLRRVVAATLALPLALGTLAATALPAAAEPGYPTMSGAPASAKVDETINVVFTCPNVSDVDYNKIDWLSSAGNGTSHIRGTVVEDEKQYSENFSFPTAGEQYVDVQCVTETGGVPTVVGANRFYFTIEAAAPVAAPTTTAARAYPEAVEPGNPIGVEATVSTKSGLVSDGTVQFSLNGDPVGSAVAVDSHGYVSTSIPNPGWGTYTVGASYAGTELFEASNGQDEVWVKSKAIVTSVVPDRVRAPFTTLRASVAQTAGLPVPSGTVTFRYSEGARLGSAPLVDGTAVLQLPELAHGIYPEVFAVYSGDENYGDGSTGRRDMIVDKALPVTPVKDATVVTVDVPATIVGSSVKAKISVAPGMHWTAVGVAAARTPSGTVSVSLAKGGPTQKVTLVEGTATVVFEGVKPGTYEIEGSYTGDEYFDVSVGSATTVVEALPVVTPPTPVNPKVTVPATVTTTVGTPATFTVGLPAENRPVALRVTGTDAPIDLIVPATGDVTVALPVLAPGTHEVVVETAASKTLNGTKHTVRVVVTGEPAKGSTTPNADLTGSTKTLVTGKKITLVARDFLPGETVAFYLHSDPVFLGTAVADENGVATLVVALPAGVPAGAHHVQATGGTSGRWAEIPVTVTEGTPAVETPVETGPIVTVPVAAPVAPVVAAPAAAAPAASTAVTAAPLAATGAETGSTALLVSVLLTSGALLLAGRRRFSTPS, encoded by the coding sequence ATGCGCACTCGTCGCACCCCGGCTCCCCACCAGTCCCGTCTCCGCGCAGCCAGCCTGCGACGCGTCGTCGCCGCCACGCTCGCCCTGCCGCTCGCCCTCGGCACCCTCGCAGCGACGGCGCTGCCGGCCGCGGCCGAGCCGGGCTACCCGACCATGTCCGGCGCTCCGGCCAGCGCGAAGGTCGACGAGACCATCAACGTCGTCTTCACGTGCCCGAACGTCAGCGACGTCGACTACAACAAGATCGACTGGCTGTCTTCCGCGGGCAACGGCACCTCTCACATCCGGGGAACCGTCGTCGAGGACGAGAAGCAGTACTCCGAGAACTTCTCGTTCCCCACCGCGGGCGAGCAGTACGTCGACGTCCAGTGCGTGACCGAGACCGGCGGCGTTCCCACGGTCGTCGGGGCGAACCGCTTCTACTTCACCATCGAGGCTGCCGCCCCCGTCGCAGCACCCACCACGACTGCGGCGCGCGCCTACCCGGAGGCGGTCGAGCCGGGCAACCCCATCGGTGTCGAGGCGACCGTCTCCACCAAGAGCGGCCTCGTCTCCGACGGCACCGTGCAGTTCTCCCTCAACGGTGATCCGGTCGGAAGCGCCGTCGCCGTCGACTCCCACGGCTATGTCTCCACGTCGATCCCGAACCCCGGGTGGGGCACCTACACGGTCGGCGCCTCGTACGCCGGCACGGAGCTCTTCGAGGCCTCGAACGGCCAGGACGAGGTCTGGGTGAAGTCCAAGGCCATCGTCACCTCGGTGGTCCCCGACCGTGTCCGCGCACCGTTCACCACGCTGCGCGCCTCGGTGGCGCAGACGGCAGGCCTGCCTGTCCCGTCCGGCACCGTGACTTTCCGCTACAGCGAGGGAGCGCGTCTCGGCTCCGCTCCTCTCGTCGACGGGACCGCTGTCCTGCAGCTCCCCGAGCTCGCCCACGGCATCTACCCCGAGGTCTTCGCGGTGTACTCCGGCGACGAGAACTACGGTGACGGCAGCACCGGACGACGCGACATGATCGTCGACAAGGCGTTGCCCGTGACCCCGGTCAAGGACGCGACCGTCGTGACGGTCGACGTGCCCGCCACGATCGTCGGTTCCTCAGTGAAGGCCAAGATCTCGGTCGCACCCGGCATGCACTGGACCGCCGTCGGCGTCGCGGCAGCCAGGACGCCGAGCGGCACCGTCTCCGTCTCGCTCGCCAAGGGCGGCCCGACCCAGAAGGTCACCCTCGTGGAGGGCACCGCGACCGTCGTCTTCGAGGGCGTGAAGCCCGGGACGTACGAGATCGAGGGCTCCTACACCGGCGACGAGTACTTCGACGTGTCTGTCGGCAGCGCCACGACCGTGGTCGAGGCGCTGCCCGTCGTGACGCCGCCCACGCCCGTGAACCCGAAGGTCACCGTCCCCGCGACCGTCACCACGACCGTCGGCACCCCGGCGACCTTCACGGTCGGCCTCCCCGCCGAGAACCGCCCCGTCGCCCTGCGGGTCACCGGCACCGACGCACCGATCGACCTGATCGTCCCCGCCACCGGTGACGTCACCGTCGCCCTGCCCGTCCTCGCCCCCGGCACCCACGAGGTCGTCGTCGAGACCGCAGCCTCGAAGACCCTCAACGGGACCAAGCACACCGTCCGCGTCGTCGTCACCGGCGAGCCCGCCAAGGGCTCGACCACCCCGAACGCCGACCTCACCGGCTCCACGAAGACGCTCGTGACCGGCAAGAAGATCACGCTCGTCGCCCGCGACTTCCTCCCTGGCGAGACCGTCGCGTTCTACCTGCACTCCGACCCCGTCTTCCTCGGCACCGCGGTCGCCGACGAGAACGGCGTCGCGACCCTGGTCGTCGCACTCCCCGCCGGCGTGCCGGCTGGAGCGCACCACGTCCAGGCGACCGGTGGCACCTCGGGCCGCTGGGCCGAGATCCCCGTGACCGTCACCGAGGGCACCCCTGCCGTCGAGACCCCGGTGGAGACCGGTCCGATCGTCACGGTCCCCGTCGCAGCGCCGGTCGCACCCGTGGTCGCCGCTCCGGCGGCTGCCGCACCGGCAGCGTCGACGGCAGTCACCGCAGCCCCGCTCGCCGCCACCGGCGCCGAGACCGGCTCGACCGCACTGCTCGTCAGCGTGCTCCTCACGTCCGGCGCACTGCTCCTCGCGGGCCGTCGCCGGTTCAGCACACCGAGCTGA
- a CDS encoding DUF1772 domain-containing protein translates to MTSSTAHLLAACGAAVTGGVYLAFSAMVMPALRSRPAADAIATMQQVNLAAVRPPFMVVFFGAAASAVVVVVVEVVRARGDGAVGLGTVVGVAGAALSLAGFVVTVTYNVPRNDLVAGLDPSSAAGQARWLTLAREWTGANTLRGALSVLGAALLGTRVLLP, encoded by the coding sequence ATGACCTCCTCCACAGCACACCTCCTCGCGGCCTGCGGCGCGGCCGTCACCGGCGGGGTCTACCTCGCCTTCTCCGCGATGGTCATGCCCGCGCTGCGCTCCCGGCCCGCCGCCGACGCGATCGCCACGATGCAGCAGGTCAACCTCGCGGCGGTCCGGCCGCCGTTCATGGTGGTCTTCTTCGGTGCGGCTGCCAGCGCGGTCGTGGTGGTCGTCGTCGAGGTGGTCCGGGCGAGGGGGGACGGTGCCGTCGGGCTGGGGACCGTCGTCGGCGTCGCGGGAGCCGCGCTCTCCCTCGCCGGATTCGTCGTCACGGTCACCTACAACGTGCCGCGCAACGACCTCGTCGCCGGGCTCGACCCGTCGTCGGCGGCCGGCCAGGCGCGCTGGCTCACCCTGGCCCGCGAGTGGACGGGGGCCAACACCCTGCGCGGCGCGCTGTCCGTCCTCGGGGCTGCGCTGCTCGGGACACGGGTCCTGCTGCCCTGA
- a CDS encoding carbohydrate ABC transporter permease, with translation MSRSTTDAPSLPEASPATSSTTGRASRGPKASRGLKAPRTFEQANRRLKWLMLSPALAFVGLMIVFPLIFTVNLSFTDAFGAVNADNRYIGFQNYADALSDARRFWPAAWRTVIFTVVAVTLEVVLGLALAMLMRKAFRGMRMVRTVLMIPLLATPVAIGILWLLILDPTNGIANHLLGFVGIPPQEFLGSVSQSLPTLMLIDVWQWTPMMTLLLLAGLTTLPEEPEEAARVDGATAWQRFRHIILPMLWTTLLTALVLRAVDALKTFDILYATKGAGGGSSFEVETLNVYAYGLTFDYQEYGLASAVLVLFTLFIIGVVVLLRLRSGRKSA, from the coding sequence ATGAGCCGCAGCACGACGGACGCACCGTCGCTCCCCGAGGCCAGCCCGGCCACGTCGTCGACGACGGGACGCGCATCCCGCGGACCCAAGGCTTCGCGTGGGCTGAAGGCCCCGCGCACCTTCGAGCAGGCGAACCGCCGGCTCAAGTGGCTGATGCTGTCCCCGGCCCTCGCCTTCGTCGGGCTGATGATCGTGTTCCCGCTGATCTTCACGGTGAACCTCAGCTTCACCGACGCCTTCGGTGCCGTGAACGCCGACAACCGCTACATCGGGTTCCAGAACTACGCCGACGCCCTGAGCGACGCCCGCCGGTTCTGGCCGGCCGCCTGGCGCACCGTGATCTTCACGGTCGTCGCCGTCACCCTCGAGGTGGTCCTCGGCCTGGCCCTCGCGATGCTCATGCGCAAGGCCTTCCGCGGCATGCGCATGGTCCGCACGGTGCTCATGATCCCGCTGCTCGCGACGCCCGTGGCCATCGGCATCCTCTGGCTGCTCATCCTCGACCCGACCAACGGCATCGCGAACCACCTGCTGGGCTTCGTCGGCATCCCGCCGCAGGAGTTCCTCGGGTCGGTCAGCCAGTCGCTGCCCACCCTCATGCTCATCGACGTGTGGCAGTGGACGCCCATGATGACGCTGCTGCTCCTCGCCGGGCTCACCACCCTGCCCGAGGAGCCCGAGGAGGCGGCCCGCGTCGACGGCGCGACGGCCTGGCAGCGGTTCCGGCACATCATCCTGCCGATGCTCTGGACCACCCTGCTCACCGCGCTGGTGCTGCGGGCGGTCGACGCCCTCAAGACCTTCGACATCCTCTACGCCACCAAGGGCGCAGGCGGCGGGTCGAGCTTCGAGGTCGAGACGCTCAACGTGTACGCCTACGGCCTCACCTTCGACTACCAGGAGTACGGCCTCGCCTCGGCGGTCCTCGTCCTCTTCACCCTGTTCATCATCGGAGTCGTCGTCCTGCTGCGCCTCCGCTCCGGAAGGAAGTCCGCATGA
- a CDS encoding ABC transporter substrate-binding protein yields MSLIRPTSGSAGGLDRVTAGLTTGSPTSGSLASTALSRRSFGKLLVAAAGTAALTACAPRSGTPSPDAPLRVMAINHVWSQAISAYFPEFEDMIGRRVSMQMLTADQLSNSYNVKLNASATDIDVMMVRALQEQLLFARNGWMADLTDRVEDSAFEWDDFQEAPRDRSVTRDKVLSVPVVTERPALYYRKDLVEGFGGAPQTLDDLLAMSLELADRDNGQFGFVGRGQRAGAVSQWSSFLFSHGGDFTLADGSSGIGTPEAVAAYEYYGRLLHEAGPPGATNMSLEQAMPIFAQGKAAFYVDADAIYSNFLDPSISTVQETVGFAPFPAGPAGSKPHNIPSWSIGVNAFSRMQDDAWAFVQWASSPEMVARLQAEGIPGARQSAWSDPETLAAFPPELAETMRINAENGIGHDRPEVIQVGRARDIVGRPLVAGILGEDVAPVAADADAEFRDFLDRDNRQQEF; encoded by the coding sequence ATGTCCCTGATCCGCCCCACCTCCGGCAGCGCCGGAGGCTTGGACCGCGTGACTGCCGGGCTCACGACCGGCTCGCCCACCAGCGGCTCGCTGGCGAGCACCGCGCTGTCGCGCCGGTCCTTCGGCAAGCTGCTCGTCGCAGCCGCCGGCACCGCGGCCCTCACGGCCTGCGCCCCGCGCAGCGGCACCCCGAGCCCCGACGCCCCGCTGCGCGTCATGGCCATCAACCACGTGTGGTCCCAGGCGATCTCCGCGTACTTCCCGGAGTTCGAGGACATGATCGGCCGCCGCGTCTCCATGCAGATGCTCACCGCCGACCAGCTGTCCAACTCCTACAACGTCAAGCTCAACGCCTCCGCTACGGACATCGACGTCATGATGGTCCGCGCCCTCCAGGAGCAGCTGCTCTTCGCCCGCAACGGGTGGATGGCCGACCTCACCGACCGTGTCGAGGACAGTGCTTTCGAGTGGGACGACTTCCAGGAGGCGCCGCGCGACCGCTCGGTCACGCGCGACAAGGTGCTCAGCGTCCCTGTCGTCACGGAGCGCCCGGCGCTCTACTACCGCAAGGACCTCGTCGAGGGCTTCGGCGGTGCGCCGCAGACCCTCGACGACCTGCTCGCCATGTCCCTCGAGCTCGCCGACCGGGACAACGGCCAGTTCGGGTTCGTCGGACGTGGGCAGCGCGCCGGGGCGGTGAGCCAGTGGTCGAGCTTCCTGTTCTCCCACGGTGGCGACTTCACGCTCGCCGACGGGTCGTCGGGCATCGGCACGCCCGAGGCCGTCGCCGCCTACGAGTACTACGGGCGCCTGCTGCACGAGGCCGGGCCTCCCGGGGCCACCAACATGAGCCTCGAGCAGGCCATGCCGATCTTCGCGCAGGGCAAGGCCGCCTTCTACGTCGACGCCGACGCCATCTACTCCAACTTCTTGGATCCGTCGATCTCGACCGTCCAGGAGACCGTCGGCTTCGCCCCCTTCCCGGCGGGGCCGGCCGGCTCCAAGCCGCACAACATCCCGTCGTGGAGCATCGGCGTCAACGCCTTCTCGCGGATGCAGGACGACGCCTGGGCGTTCGTCCAGTGGGCCTCGAGCCCCGAGATGGTCGCGCGGCTCCAGGCCGAGGGCATCCCCGGTGCCCGCCAGTCGGCGTGGTCGGACCCCGAGACCCTCGCGGCCTTCCCGCCCGAGCTCGCCGAGACCATGCGCATCAACGCCGAGAACGGCATCGGGCACGACCGCCCCGAGGTGATCCAGGTGGGCCGCGCCCGCGACATCGTCGGCCGCCCGCTCGTCGCCGGGATCCTCGGCGAGGACGTCGCGCCCGTCGCGGCCGACGCCGACGCCGAGTTCCGCGACTTCCTCGACCGTGACAACCGTCAGCAGGAGTTCTGA
- a CDS encoding AraC family transcriptional regulator — protein MDPLSGLLDHPRARGAFTLRVVMDPPWSVDVRDEAALTLVVVLRGGGRLVAGGATTELRPGDVALVRGPEPYVVEHLTAPRPSPTPSTDAATRPPARPATTAPTSAVIGPDQSCSTPDGTDLHLAMAHGTRTWGNSADGADSLLVATYQGAGEVGRLATEALPRVAHVPAGSGPGTTLVDLLVGEVAADGVGQETVLDRLVDVLLVTTVRAWLSAHPDDAPGWLSAPHDPVVHGALRAIHDRPAEPWTVVALAREVDVSRATFAARFRAQVGSPPMAYLTRWRLTLAADLLTTTDRTLASIATDVGYGSPFALSAAFSQQMGTSPGRYRRQQTQAGQG, from the coding sequence ATGGACCCGTTGTCCGGTCTGCTCGACCACCCCCGTGCCCGCGGAGCGTTCACGCTCCGCGTCGTCATGGACCCGCCGTGGTCGGTCGACGTCCGGGACGAGGCTGCACTCACCCTCGTCGTAGTCCTCCGCGGCGGCGGGCGGCTGGTCGCCGGCGGTGCCACGACCGAGCTGCGGCCGGGTGACGTCGCCCTGGTGCGCGGGCCTGAGCCGTACGTCGTCGAGCACCTGACGGCGCCTCGACCATCACCCACCCCCTCGACCGACGCCGCCACACGTCCGCCGGCAAGACCGGCGACGACAGCGCCGACCAGCGCCGTGATCGGCCCGGACCAGTCCTGCTCGACGCCTGACGGCACCGACCTCCACCTCGCCATGGCGCACGGGACGCGCACTTGGGGCAACTCCGCCGACGGCGCGGACTCGCTGCTCGTCGCCACCTACCAGGGCGCGGGCGAGGTGGGGCGGCTCGCGACCGAGGCGCTCCCGCGCGTGGCCCACGTCCCCGCGGGCTCAGGCCCGGGGACGACGCTCGTCGACCTGCTCGTCGGCGAGGTCGCCGCTGACGGCGTCGGGCAGGAGACGGTGCTCGACCGGCTCGTCGACGTGCTCCTCGTGACCACGGTGCGCGCCTGGCTCTCCGCGCACCCGGACGACGCACCCGGGTGGCTGTCCGCCCCGCACGACCCCGTGGTCCACGGCGCGCTCCGGGCGATCCACGACCGCCCCGCCGAGCCGTGGACGGTGGTCGCGCTGGCGCGCGAGGTCGACGTCTCGCGCGCGACCTTCGCGGCGCGCTTCCGAGCGCAGGTGGGCTCCCCGCCGATGGCCTACCTCACCCGCTGGCGGCTCACCCTCGCCGCAGACCTGCTCACGACGACCGACCGCACCCTCGCGTCCATCGCGACCGACGTCGGCTACGGCAGCCCCTTCGCCCTGAGCGCGGCCTTCTCCCAGCAGATGGGCACCAGCCCGGGCCGCTACCGCCGCCAGCAGACCCAGGCTGGTCAGGGCTGA